Within the Zea mays cultivar B73 chromosome 10, Zm-B73-REFERENCE-NAM-5.0, whole genome shotgun sequence genome, the region TTTCACAAACACAATATGATGCAAACCTGACAATGATGTCTTTAGCCTTTTCTTGGTATTGTTTTTCTGACAGAAATCTAGTGAATGCTTCATCTAAATATCAGACTGCAATGTCTTCAGTGTATTCTGTAGTCATTCATAGTATTCCTATGTGATACAGTTTGGCACTCAGCTTGCAGTCCATATCACATCTAGATGGGTTACCACACAACTATGTTATTGCTGTACTAGTGCCATCTTAATGGCACTTCAGTGCGCAAATTGACAAGGAATGCACTGGAACTCTAAAATTGTTGTTCAACTGGCTTCTTACCAGCAGTGCACTTTTATACTTAGATTCTTTATGACCGTGGGCTGGTGTTATCCTTAACAATATGGTGTAAACTTTGTCGTCTTTGTGCTTGTCAATGCTCCTTTTTCTTGCTTGGTGGTTACTAGAGTTGTGGTTTAGACTTACTGAGAATCTTCTCAATGATGTATGGTTCAAAAAACTTACTAAAGAAAGACCATGTTTCTGTCAAGCTGGTATGCCCAGCAGATCTGTTTGTACAAAAAAGCCAGGCCAAGCCTTTGGCCTGAAGCACTAAAAATATCTCACATattttcttagcatacacaaagcTGCTGTTAAGAACCAATATATCTGCAGCTAATATTCCCTATTTGGGATTATCGGGTTTCAATCATTGATGTCCACTTGTCGTCAATTAACATGAAAATATTCAACTCATAAAATCACCCTTCACAATGAAGTCACACGAGGAGATTACAACAAATGGAAAATCTGCCAGCTTTATTCAGCAAGTTTTCCTTGGTATACATGCTTTAATAAGCATCCATTCAGCATATGCAATCATGCCAGTGAAATAGCAATGCATTCAGTGTGGTATAAGCTGTAACTAAGATAAAAAGTGCCATGGTTTTTTAAGTTGTCACATAGGCGTTGCAGCGAAACCTGGTCGCCAGAGGCAAGGCTAACTATGTAACTTAATCGAGAAGTTTTTCCTGACGGAAAGCTCTTTATTGTTAACAGCATATTTTTCTTCCATGAAACTTTCAGGTATCAATCACAACTTCAGAAGAACCTCTTGTATCTCGCTGCAATCGCAGATGCTCAACCGCAGACTGCTGTAAGCCGCCCTCAGGTTTGTCATTTCTAGACCCAGCTGTGCACATATCGTTTCTACTCTGGACCCTCATGTTATTTATGTAAACAGATGGCGCCGCCTGGTGGATCTCCTGGAGTAGGGCAGTACATGTCACAGGTGCCTATGTTCCCACCGAGGACACCTCTTACACCCCAGCAGATGCAGGAGCAGCAGCTTCAGCAGCAGCAGGCTCAGTTGCTAAACTTCAGTGGCCAAATGGTTGCTAGACCAGGCATGGTCAACGGCATGGCTCAGTCCATGCAAGCTCAGCTACCACCGGGTGTGAACAAACAGGATGCTGGCGGGGTCGCCTCTGAGCCCTCGGGCACTGAGAGCCACAGGAGCACTGGTGGTGACGATGGTGGAAGCGACTAGGCCAAGAAGTCCTGATAATTTTACGAGCTAGCCTTTTAGGTCGCGAAATATGCATGTATACTACCGACGACGAAGAGAGGATCATTCCTGTGCCCTTTAATGGTGAGTGGCCGTGATCTTCGCATGGATGATGATCATTCCACCTTTGTTGTCAGTCCTGTAGAACAGACGTGGGTTGTTGTGACTTTTATTTGTGTGTTTTTTTCCCCACACTGTACTGTTGTAGGCTCGAAGCCATATGTTAGCTTATGGTTTCAGGAGCTGGATTCAGTTACGAGCGAGTTGTGACAGCAAAACTTTTATGAATTACGTTAGAAGTTTCATATATGCCACAAATTGGAAACTGTACGAGTTCCAATAGCACTGTGAATGTCATATGGAGTCCTTAGAGTATCTCCAAGAAACTAGCTAAATGACTCGCCAAGCTAAATTTTGGCTATTCAACAGCAAAATAACTTTTCAACAGATTAGCTATTTGACTCGCCAAGCTATCTGACTCTTTAAATTAGCTCTCTCACTAGCTAAATTTGGCTAGTCATCTGACTAGCAAAACTAAATAAATAGTCTGTTGGAGTGAAATACTACATATAGATTGTAACCATTATGAAAAATTAAACAGAGAGTTAAATAGAGAGCCAAAAATAAagtgtctcttggagatgctcgccTCCACGAACTTAGCTACCATGCTTTTCTTCTGAAAGTCCCGTTCGGTTAGGCTGCTTTGGTCCATTCTGGGCCTGGTTCCAGGTGGAAAAATTGACCCGAATTGAAATTGGGTTGGTTCTCTAAATTCTGTTCATTTGGAACTGAATTAAAAAAATGAGAAGAACAAGGTTTAGAGTTTTTATGAACACCATGGCCCGGTAGGAATCTATGTGTGCTGCCCTTCAGATCCAATCTCGGTGAAACGGGGGCAACGCTGGCGACGGATGAGCCAAGGAGACGCCGCCGCAAGTGACGGCGTGGCGGTGCAAAGTGATAGCGTGGCGGCACAGCGTAGCAACGACAGCCTCTCTCCCCGCTGCCTTCTCACCGATAACCACCACCCTCTCTTCCCCAAACGTGTTTGCGCTCGTCGTGGTTTCCTTCGCCTTCCCCACGTCCGGCCTCGGAGCTTCGGAATCAAGCAACCCACTAAACTCGAGCTAGAAACGAAGCAGCAGCGGGCGGTGGTGAGCAGTGGCAGAGCGCAACTAAGAAACAAGGTATGGCTGGATAGAGAGGGGAGGTCAGGCGTTGCCTGAACTGCTGTAGTTGGGGAGGGTCGGAGGGAGCTAAGGACCGCCGCACGGACACGACACGCAAGAGAGCGTACACCGAGGAGGGCTAGCGCACGAGCGCGAGGACGCCGAGGAGGGCTGCAGTCTGAGACCGACAGCCGCACAATGCAGTTGCGCACACCACACATGGGAACTGGGGACTAGAGGGCGAAGCTGGAGAGGAGAGCTAGATCAGCGGTGGTTGGTAGCGGAGAAGCTGAACGCCGCACAACGCAGTTCCACCTCGCCAGCGATGCCACGACGTGAACATCAGCGTTGTTTAAATCATTCTCTAACACAAACCTAGATTCATTTGTCTTGCCTAGATTTATTTGTCTCGATTCATTTGTGTGCCTAGATTCAAGAATTAAGTGTATACTTTATGATCATGTATGCCAGCTCTTTATTTGAGTTGTTACCTGTAGATCCCTACAACACCAATTATAGTTGGGGAAGGTGAACCTCCTCCCTCTTGGAATCTAGTACCAACTCCAAAAGGTATTAAATTCTTTGTACATACATATGGTTTGCTTTAATCCTTGTTACTTGTATTTTTGAAATGATACATGATTTGCTTTAATTCTATTTTATTATTTAACTTCTACCTGACAATAAATCTATATTCTTTAGTTCTACAATGAGTATGTCATTGCGACTTGCGAGATCAATTAGAAAGaggagggaagaagaagatgatgacatGATGTTGTTTATTTTCCCTGCCTTATATCTGATGGGTTCAACTAGAGGTGGGAGATAAAAGAAGAAACACCATACATCAGATGAGACAGGTGAGGTTAAGGTTCGACGACTCCTTGAGGGACATGTCAAGATCTGTCAAGTTACATTTAGGATGGAACCACACATCTTTAGAGAGCTGGCAACTTATCTTAGAAGGAGAAGAATCATCGTTGATACAAGGATCACGGTCGAGGAGAAGTTGGGGTTCTTCTTATACATGCTAAGTCACAATGCCTCATATCAAGATCTTCAAGTGTACTTTGGGCATAGTAATGACACCTTCCATCATCACATCAACCACTTCTTTACAAAGGTCATTCCTATCCTCTCTCGTCGTTTCATTCAGCCTCCTGATCCTAATCAAGTGCATCAAAAAATTCAAGATAATCCTAGATTCTATCCATTCTTGAAGAATTGTCTCGGTGCTATTGATGGAACTCATATTCCTATTTCCATATCTCCCGAGAaacattctccttttcg harbors:
- the LOC100101546 gene encoding putative GRF-interacting factor 3 (The RefSeq protein has 2 substitutions compared to this genomic sequence), giving the protein MQQPMHMQPQAPAITPAAGITTEQIQKYLDENKQLILAILENQNLGKLAECAQYQSQLQKNLLYLAAIADAQPQTAVSRPQMAPPGGSPGVGQYMSQVPMFPPRTPLTPQQMQEQQLQQQQAQLLNFSGQMVARPGMVNGMAQSMQAQLPPGVNKQDAGGVTSEPSGTESHRSTGGDDGGSD